CGGCTTCGCGCGCGATCGAGGCGTCGAGCACCACATGCTTGCTCCAGCGATACTCCGCCGCGCACGTCGTCGTGAGGATCTGGTCGTGCCACGGCTTCGTGCCTGGATACGCGTCGCGGTGGTTGTCGGCATCGGCGAACTTCTGCGCCGTGCGCAACGACCACGCCTTGCCGAGCACGTGCTTCCAACCGAGTTCCCACGTCGAATCCTCATAGTCGCCGCGGCCGCTCGAAGCCGGCCAGAGCCGATGCAGGCCGCTGAGCGAGATCGTATCCGCCGCGTCCGGCGTCCACGTGACCGCGGCTTCCACGTAGGGCGGCACGCGATTCCGGCCGAGCGCCGCCGGTTGCGCCGCGGTGGAGCGCCGGAAATCGGGCCCGGCGCGCAGGTCGATTTTCCACTGCGGCGAGAACTTGCCCTCCAAACCCGCCAGCACGCGCACGAGATGGCTGGTTGAATTGAGCGCCACGGTCGGCGGGCGGTCCTTCTGCTCCTGTCGGCCGGCGCGCGCGCCGATCACCCATGCCAGGCCCGGACGCAGCTCGCGCGCGAACTCCGCGCCGGCGGTGTATTCGGCGCGGTCGACATACGAGGCGCAACCGCTCGCAAATCCCGTGTGGAAATTCTGATCGAGCCCCGCAGCGGTCAACCGCCACCACCCGCCCGGCCGCGTCCAGGTGGCGCGCGCGGTGCCCTTGAAGATCGACTGCGACCGGCGGGCGCGCACCGGCTCGCCGCCGATGGCCGGGCCGCCGCCCACGACGTTGTAGAGCGGCGCCAGATGATCGCCATTCGTCCACAGCTCGCTCAACGCGACGTCCCACGTGGCCGCGCCGCGCGCACCCGACAGCGTCGCGCGCACGCGATGGTCGTCGTGGTTCTCCGTCGCGAGGCCATCGAAGCGAAACACCTCCGCGCGATAGCCGACTTCCAATTTGCCGGCGCTGCCCGCGCGCCCGATCCACGCCACGCCCGCCGCGGCGCTCGACACCCACGCGCCTTCCCGCGCCGGCGCCGTGGCCGACGCACCGGCGACGAGCGCGCCGCCATCCTGAAGAAACACGTTGGAATCATACGTGATCCGCGCCGCCGCTTCCGCGACGAACTTCGCCGGCGGCTCGGCCGCGATCAACGCGGCCGGCGCGGCGCCCAGAATTCCCACGAGAAGCAGAACACGCTTTTCCATGCTCCCAGACTAGCGCGTGGGACACAGCGGCACGGGGCGGAGTTTGGCAAATGCGCGCACTTTCTTGGCGATGACACACGCGCGACCATGACACAGTTCCGCGCGCGCACGCTTGGGTTTGGCCAAAAACTGCACAGGACATCCGCGCCTCGGACGCTACGCTGAAAAATGTGGAAACCCTTACCTCACTTCTCTCCCAGGAATCGGTAGCGCGGACGGTGATGCTGCTCGCGGCGGCGGGCGCAGTCGGCACCGCCCTGGGAAAACTGAAAGTGCGCGGCGTCGGCCTCGGAGTGGCTGGCGTGCTCTTCGCGGGATTGCTGCTCGGGCACCTGAAGCTCGCACCGAACCATGAGGTGCTGGATTTCGTGCGTGAGTTCGGACTGATTCTCTTCGTCTACACGCTCGGTCTCCAGATCGGCCCCGGTTTCTTTTCATCGCTCAAAGAGCGCGGGCTCGCCCTCAACGGCTTTGCGGCGTGCATCGTGCTCGGCGGCTCGCTCATCGCCGCGGCGCTGATTTTCACTCACACCGTGCCGCTCGCCGCCGGCGTCGGCCTGCTCTCCGGCGCGACGACCAACACGCCGTCGCTCGCGGCCGCCGGCGAAGCGTTCAAGCAGATGGGCGCACCGCCGGACACCACCGCCATCCAGGGTCTCGCCTACGCCGTGGCCTATCCGTTCGGCATCCTCGGCATCATCATCGCCATGGTGCTGGTGCGAAAAGTATTCCGCGTCGACGTGGCCAAGGAGGTCCGCGACGCCGAGGCGGCCAACCGCCCAAACGTCCCGCCGCCGACCGGTCGCAGCCTCGAGGTGCGCAACGCGAATCTCGTCGGCCGCCGCATCGAGGCGATCCCGAGCCTGCGCGGCTCGCGGGTCGTGGTGTCGCGCTTCTCCCGCGGCGGCGTCGTGGACGTCGCCCGCCCGGAAACGGAACTCGCGCTCGGCGACGTGCTGCACGTCGTCGGACCCGAGGAGGAAGTCGACGCGCTGCGCGTGGTCATCGGCGCGGAGGCCGGCGTGGATCTGAAATCGCTGCCCGGACACGTCGCGAACCGTCGTCTGCTCGTCACCAAGGTGGCGGTGCTCGGCAAGCCCATCGGCGATCTCGACGTGTTGACGCAGCACAGCGTCGTCATCACGCGCGTCACGCGCAACGCGCTGGAATTTTCCGCGAGCCCGGGCTTCAAGCTGCAGTTCGGCGACATCCTGATGGCGGTGGGCGAAGAGCGCAGCCTCGACGCGGTCGCGTCCGCGGTGGGCAACTCGTCCAAGGCGCTCGATCACCCGCACCCGATCCCGTTTTTCCTCGGCATCGTGCTGGGCGTGGTCGTCGGTTCGCTCCCGCTCGCGATCCCCGGACTTCCCGCCGCCGTGAAACTCGGCCTCGCCGGCGGCCCGCTGCTCGTCGCGATCTTCCTTTCGCGCCTCGCCAACACCGGGTCACTCGTCTGGCACCTGCCGCCCAGCGCCAATTTCATGCTACGCGAGATGGGCATCACCTTGTTCCTTGCGGCCGTCGGCATGAAGTCCGGCGAAAAATTCGTCAGCGTGCTCCTCGGCGGCAACGGCCTCACTTGGCTCGCGTGGGGCGCGGCGGTCACGATCGTGCCGCTGCTCATCGTCGCGTTCGTGGCGCGTGCGTGGAAGAAAGTGAACTACACCGAACTCTGCGGCCTGCTTGCCGGTTCGATGACGGATCCGCCGGCGCTCGCGTTCTCGCAGCAATCCACCGGCAGCGACGCGCCCGCCGTCGCCTACGCGACGGTCTATCCGCTCGTGATGCTATTGCGCGTGTTCACGGCACAACTGCTCGTCTTCATTCTCTGGCGCGTGGCCAACGGCGGCTAGGGCGTTTTCTGTAGCCGGGCTCGCTGAGCCCGGTCGGCGCTTCTTCCCTCGGGAAAGCCCCTTTCCGGGGTCAGCGACCCCGGCTACATTATTTTTGAAAATGCGGTAGGGCGTTTTAAGCGGAACTGTGGAGGCCAGCGTGACGCAGGCGTCCCGCCTGGGATGACGGAAGATGCAGGCCGGAGGCCTGCGCTACCTCCTCCGCAGCGGCCACGGCGGCGAAGGGACTCGCCGCCCTACCCATGACGCCGGCCTCGGCCCTTTCAGGCCGTGCCCAATCGCTCCGCCCGAGGAGACGAACCTCCCCCGCCGCCAGCTTTGTAGGAGCCTGCTTGCAGGCGACCCGACCACCGCTCCAGCCCTCGTGTTTCGGTCGCCTGCAAGCAGGCTCCTACAGCGCGGATCGGGGCGCCGCGCACCTCAGCTCAGATCCCGGAACGACCCGAACTCCGGATCGAACAGGCGGCGATACGTGCGCACGATCATGCCGTCGGTGAGACCGGCAAGGTAGTCGCAGATGCGGCGCGCCTTGCCGTCGAGCGTCTTCTCGGCGTCGATCAGGCGGCTGACGTTGCCGGGCAGGATCCTGATCACGCGTTCGCTGCGCTGCGCGTAGTTTTCCCAGATGGCGTTGAAGAGCGCGTTGAGGATGACGCGCGCCTTGTGCTCGAGTTGCTCGAGTTGCGGGCTCTCGAAAATGATGTCGTTCGCCATCTTCTTGAAGAAGGCCGACTCCTCGAGCGCAGCCGCGTCGACCACGAGTTCGAAGGCATAGCGGTTGGTCTTTCCCGCCATGAAATTGTCGCGCTCCTTCAGGCGACACGCTTGGATGAACGCGCCGATCTTCTGCGAGAAGACGTTCTCCAACCGGTCGGCGCGGACGGCGTCGAAGAGCGAATCCATGTGGCGCTGCTTCGCGGCGTCGATCTCCTCGCCGGCGGCCCAGCGCTCGACGCGCTCGATGGTGAGGAAGCCCGCGCGCACGCCGTCGACAATGTCGTTGAGCGAATACGCCGCGTCGTCGGCCCAGTCCATGATCTGGCACTCGACGCTCTTGAACTCGTTCAGCGCGTTGCCGCGCATGAGCGAGCCCGGGATGCGGTTGCCCTCGAAGACCCACTCGCGGATCGGCTCCTGCGGGTCGTAGATGAAGTGGTTGATCGGCGGCGTCGCGAACTCGGTGTAGAGCTTCTTGTATTTCAGGATGCCGTCGAGCAGTGCGCGGGTCGGCTGCATGCCTTTCACGCCGGTCTCGTTCTGGTAAATCGTCTCGCAGAGCAGGTGCAGCGTCTGCGCGTTGCCCTCGAAGCCGCCGCGGCGCTTCATCAGCTCCTGCAGCGTGCGCTCGCCCGAGTGCCCGAACGGCGGATGCCCCATGTCGTGCGCGAGGCAGCTCGCCTCGACGAGATCGGAGTCGATGTAGAAATCTTCCTTCAGCGGCGCGCCGCGACTGAGCAGATATTGGCAAATCGAGCGCCCGATCTGCGCGACCTCCATCGAGTGCGTGAGCCGCGTGCGGTAGAAATCGTATTCGCCGCTGAGGAACACCTGCGTCTTCGACTGCAGTTTCCGAAATGCATGCGCGTGGATGATGCGGTCGCGGTCGATCTGGAACGGACTGCGGTAGTCGGGCTTGCGGCCCCCGCCCCACTCCTGCACGTCGAAGGCGTTGTAGAACTTGTTTTGCGGCATCGGCGCTTTCGTCCCGCAAAGGCCCGCCGGTCGCAACGAGAAAACAGGGCGCCGCGCCGGGCCGGGCGCCCCCGCAGGAATTTTCCCCAGTAGAATGGCTTCGACTCGTCCGCTCGCGCTCACAGAGTGCCCCGCCATGCCCCGCCTGACTTTGCCCCGCCTGCTGGTCGTCGCCTGCGCGCTCGCGTTCATCGCGAGCCTCCCCGTCCTCCGCGCCGCCGATGCGGCCGCGTCCGGCAAGTCGCTCATCCACGCGACCGATCTGCTGAAGCTCAAGCAACTGGAGTCGCCCGCCCTGTCGCCCGACGGCAAATGGGTTGTCTACGTCGTGCGCTCGATCGAGCCAAAGCCCGAGGCGAAGGACGACTGGGTCTACCACACGAACCTCTGGCTCGTCGCGGTCGACGGCTCGAGCGCACCGCGCCAGCTCACCCGCGGCGGCAGCGCCTCCGCGCCCGCATGGAGCCCGCAGGGCGACCGCATCGCGTTCGTGCGCGCGGTCGACGGCAAGCCGCAGATTCACGCTCTGCCCGTCGCCGGCGGCGAGGCGGCGCCGCTCACGAAGATCGAGACTGGCGCCGCCGCACCGAGATGGTCGCCCGACGGCTCGCGCATTTTGTTCACTTCGAGCCTGAGCTACGCCCAAGCACGCGAAGCCCTGGAAAAATCCGGCCAACCCGCCGCGCCGCGCTGGCCCGTCGAGAAACCCGGACGCAGCGCCAACGACACGAAGAACTACAACGCCGCCAAGAAGGGCCCGCCGGACGCGAAATCCTCTTCCGCCACGAAACCCTCGCACACCGCCAAACCCCACGCGGACGCCTCCGCCGTCGCTTTGGCGAAGGCGGACGGCTCGCTCCAAGATCGCCGCGAGTGGCTTGCCCAAAACGAAGCCGACGGCAACCCGCGCCCGCTCACGCGCCTGAACTTCCAGAGCGAGACGGACATCAATCCCGATCTCTCGATCGCGCACCTTTTCGTGCAGGAAGCACGTGAAGGCGCCGAGGCGAAGGACCTCACGCCCGGCTTCACCGGCTACGTGGGCGCCGAGTGGATGACCGACGGCAAAGCCATCGTCTGCGCCTCGCAGACCAATCCGGAGGAAAACCCCGACCGCTCACTCACCGCGAGCCTCTACCTCGTCGACGCGGCCGGCGGCGGCGTGCGCGACTTCCTCAAGGTGCCCGACCACTCCGTCCTCAACCCGCAACCTTCGCCCGACGGCCGATGGGTCGCGTTCACGATCAACCGCGGCCGCCTGTTCGGCTACGAACAAGCCGCCGTCGGCTTCGTGCCTGCCACCGGCGGCGCGCATCGCGTGCTCACGGCCAAACTCGATCGCAGCGCTGGCAACCTGAAATGGTCGCCTGACTGCCGGAGCATCTACTTTGTCGCCGCGAGCCGCGGCGGCTTCCCGCTCTACCAAGTCGCCATCGACAGCACGGAAGCCCTGACCGTCACCGCGGAGAAAACTTTCGGCGTGCGCGACTACGATGTCGGCGTGCACGGCTACGTTCAGGTTCTCACCACGCCCGAAAATCCGTCGGAGCTCTACACCGGCACCAACGCGAAGCTCGGCTACCATGCCCTCACGACTCACAACTCCGACTGGATCGCCGAGCGCCAACTCTCCGCCGTCGAGGAACACGCGCTCACGAACGACAAAGGCCAGACCGTGCAGTATTGGACGCTGAAACCCACCGTGCTTGAGCGCGGAAAGAAGTATCCGCTGCTTCTCCAGATTCACGGCGGTCCGTCCGCGATGTGGGGTCCGGGCGAGGACAGCATGTGGTTCGAGTTCCAGTTCTTCGCGGCGCGCGGCTACGCGGTGGTGTTCGCGAATCCGCGCGGCTCGGGCGGCTACGGTCGCGATTTCCAAGCCGCGAACTACCGCGATTGGGGCAAAGGTCCCGCGAGCGACGTGCTCGCGGCGGCGGCCGAGGCGGCGAAGCAACCGTTCGTGGATCCCGCGCGGCAGGTCGTCACCGGCGGTTCCTATGGCGGCTATCTCACCGCGTGGATCGTCGGCCACGACCAGCGCTTCAAAGCGGCCGTCGCGCAACGCGGCGTCTACGACCTCCTCACGTTCTTCGGCGAAGGCAACGCCTGGCGCCTCGTTCCGCTCGCGTGGGGCGGCTATCCGTGGGAGCCGGGCCTGCGCGAAATCCTCACCGAGCAATCGCCGCTCACCTACGTCGCGGACATCAAGACGCCGCTGCTCATCCAACACGGCGACAACGACCGCCGCACCGGCTTCGTGCAAAGCGAGATGCTTCTCCGCAGCCTCAAGCAGCTCGGCCGCGACGTGGAATCCGTCCGCTACCCGCGCGCGACGCACGAGATGAGCCGCAGCGGCGAGCCGCGGCAGCGCCTCGACAGCCTCGTGCGCTACGAGGAATTTTTCCGCCGCTACCTCGGCGAGAACTGAGCCGCCACGCGACCGCGCGGCGGGTTCACTCCGCACCGCGTTCGGTCGCGCCCCGGGATTCCGCGCCGGCCACCGTCGCCACGAACTCAGGCTCGCTCACGCGGCCGTCGTGGTTGAGGTCGAACGACGCGTAGACGCGCGCCCACTTCATGGGCGAACCTCCTTCGACGGCCTGCAATTCGTAGTCGAACGACGGATCGACGGCCGCCAGCCACGCCAGCTCGTCGGCGGAGATGTAGCCATCGGCGTTCTCGTCAGCGTTCACGAAGCCCCGGTGCAGCTGCGCGAAAAAATCCGCTCGCGCGTTCTCGGTCGCAGCAAGCGCCGCCGGCGTCGGGAGCGTCGGTGGAAACGGCTGCGGACGCGCGCGCCGGGCGCCCACCGCGAGGCCGACCGCCACGAGCGCCGCCGCGACCGCGAGGCGCCGCGGCCACTTGCGCAGAAGCCGCCCGAGGCGATAGGCCCGCGACGGACGCCCCGCCCCGGCGATGGGCGCGCCCCGCCGGAAATCGTGGATCAGCTTGGGATCAGACACGCGCGCGAACACCGCCGCAAATTCCTCGAACGAGACGTCCGGCAGTAGAAATCGCAGCCGCTCGTAGCAATACGCGGCGTCGCACGCGAAGCGCGGGAACGCCAGAAACGTGTGCGGAATGTCATGCTGCACGAGCGTCTCGACGAGATGGTGAAACCGCTCCGCCAGCACCGCGTGCTGCTGCCGCGCATCCTCCGTCCCGACGATGCCACCGGGCGCATGGGCTCCGATGCGCACGCGGCTCGCCGATGCCGACGCGAGATCGCGCACCGGCACCAAAGCGTGTTCCACCGCGATGCGCCCCTCGGCCAGGATTCCCGGCAACCGCTCGCACAAGTCCGGATCCTTGACGATGCGCGGCGCGTCCGGAGCGGTGAGATCCTTCTCCATCCCGGCGGAGCAATGCGCGTGCACGTGTTCGCGCCAGTTCTCCCGCGTGAAGCCGGTATCCAACCCCAGCTCCGTGAGCAACCGCACCAAGAACGTGGTCCCGGCGCGTCCGGTCCCCGTGATGATGATCTTGCTCGGCAGCTCGCCCATACGACCGCTAGAGACGCAGGCGGCGCGCGCGTGTTACAGGCATCCACATCGGGAAATCCCCGATTCATACCAGCTGCCCCCGAAGGGAATTCCACGCCCGATTTTCGTCATCGCACCGTAAAACGCCGGGCGCTGACTTGCGCGCGATGTCCGCGCCCGCTATCAGCCTCGCCATGCCCCACACGCTTTTTCCCACGGCCTTTGGCACCTGCGGCATCGCTTGGAACGAGCACGGGCTGACGGGGTTTCAACTGCCGGAGGCCGACGTCGAGGACACCGAGCGCCACCTCGCAAAGAAAGCGCACAGCAAAGCTGCGGACGAACCGCGCCCCGAATGGCTGCGGCGCCTGATCGAGCGCGTGCAGGCGCACCTCGAGGGCAAACTTCAGGACTTCGCCGACGCACCGATCGACTGGTCGCGCGTCAGTGATTTTCAACAGGCGGTCTACCTGCACGCGCTCGCGATCAAGCCCGGCTACAAGAAAAGTTACGGCGAAATCGCGAAGGCGATGGGACTGGGCAACGAAGCCGCGCGCGCCGTCGGCGTCGCGCTCGCCACGAATCCGTGGCCGCTCGTCGTGCCTTGCCACCGCGTCGTATCCGCCAGCGACAAGATGACCGGCTTCTCCGCGCCTGGCGGCGTGCGCACGAAGACGCGCCTCCTCGCGCTCGAAGGCGCCGAGTTGATTTCCGAATGAGCCGCGGCCACCGGTTGCAATTCGATCCGGCGGCGGCGCTCAAGCATCTGCGCGAATCGGATGCAGCCCTCGCGAACGTCATCGAGCGCGTCGGACCGTTGGCCCTCGAACTGTTGCCGGCCGCGAACCTGTTCGAGGCGTTGCTGCGCTCGATCGTCTATCAGCAACTGCACGGCAAGGCCGCGGCGACGATCCACCAGCGCGTGCTGACGCTCCTCGGAAATCACGGCGGCGCCACCGCGGCCGCACTCGCGCATGCCACCGACGATGAGTTGCGCGCCGCCGGACTCTCACGCGCCAAACTCGCCGCCGCCCGCGACCTCGCGGCCAAATGCCTCGACGGCACCGTGCCCGCGTGGGCCGAAATACCCAAGTTGAGCGACGAGCAGCTGATCGAGCGGCTCACCGCCGTGCGCGGCATCGGCCCGTGGACGGTGCACATGCTGCTGATTTTTCACCTCGGACGGCCGGACGTGATGCCGACCGGCGACTTCGCCATCCGGCTCGCTTTCCGGAGAATCTACCGCAAGCGCCGCGACCCGAAGCCCGAGGTGATCCTCAAGCACGCGCGGCGCTGGCAACCGTATCGCAGCGTCGCGAGCTGGTATTTGTGGCGATCGCTCGAGTTGCCGGCCGATACAGCCGGCGAGATTTAAGGTCGCGAGCCCCCGCGATAAGACCGGCTTGGAACCCGCCGCTGTGGCCGCTTCGGGGTTGTTTCGCCGGGGGCGCCACGTAGCTTCACGCGCAATCTCAACCCAACCCCTGCCATGCCCGCGAAAATGCGCGCCATTGTGAAGCCCACGGCCGGTCCCGGCCTGATCATGACCGAAGCCCCGGTGCCGACGCCCGGAGTCAACGACGTCCTGATCAAGATCAAGAAAACCTCCATTTGCGGCACCGACGTGCACATCAACAAGTGGGACAAGTGGGCGTCGCAGACGATCAAGCCGCCGCTGATCATCGGCCACGAATACGTCGGCACGGTCGCCGACGTCGGCGCAGGCGTCGAGGGCTTCGAGCTCGGCCAGCTCGTCACCGGCGAAGGCCACATTGTCTGCGGTCACTGCCGCAACTGCCTCGCCGGCCGCCGCCACCTCTGCCCGAACACGAAGGGCGTCGGCGTGAACCGCGATGGCGCGTTCGCCGACTACGTCATCATCCCGCAGTCCAACGTCTGGAAAGTGCCCGCGGGCATGAACACCGACGTCGTCTCGTGTTTCGACCCGCTCGGCAACGCCGTGCACACCACCCTCTCGTTCGACCTCGTCGGCGAAGACGTGCTCATCACCGGCGCCGGTCCCATCGGTTGCATGGCCATCGCGGTCGCGCGCGCCGCCGGCGCCCGCAAGATCGTCATCACCGACGTGAACGACGGCCGCCTCGCCCTCGCGCAGAAGCTCAATCCCACGCGCGTCGTGAACGTCGCGAAGGAAAACCTCACCGACGTCTGGCACAAGGAACTCGGCATGACCGAAGGCTTCGACGTCGGCCTCGAGATGTCCGGCAATCCCGCCGCGCTCCGCCAGATGATCGACAACATGGTCAACGGCGGCCGCATCGCGCTCCTCGGCATCATGCCTGGCGAAGTCGCGATCGATTGGAACAAGGTCGTCTTCAAGATGCTTCACATAAAGGGCATTTACGGCCGCGAGATGTTCGAGACGTGGTATAAGATGACCGCGCTCGTCCAGGGCGGCATGGACATCACGCCCGTCATCACGCACCGCTTCCCCGTCGAGCAATTCCAGGAAGGCTTCGAGCTGATGGGCGCCGGCAAGTCGGGCAAGATCGTCCTCAACTGGGAGTGAGCCGCATGAATTCCGCCTATTACGACCACCTGCGCCAGACCCTCGGCGAGATCGACGCCGCCGGCCTCTACAAGCGCGAGCGCATCATCACCACGCAACAGACCGCGCACATCGCCGTCGCGAGCGGCCAGCGCGTGCTGAACATGTGCGCGAACAACTACCTCGGCCTCGCCGACAACCCCGAGCTCATCGCCGCCGCGCGCGAATCGCTCGACCGTTGGGGCTACGGCCTCGCCTCGGTGCGCTTCATCTGCGGCACGCAGCAGCTCCACAAGGACCTCGAAGCCGCCATCTCCAAGTTCCTCGGCACCGAAGACACCATTCTCTACTCGTCTTGCTTCGATGCGAACGGCGGTCTGTTCGAGACGCTGCTCGGCGCCGAGGACGCGGTGATCTCCGACGAGCTCAACCACGCCTCGATCATCGACGGCGTCCGCCTCTGCAAGGCGCAGCGCTATCGCTACAAGAACAACAACCTCGAGGACCTCGAAGCGAAGCTGAAGGAAGCCGACGCCAACAAGGCGCGCTTCAAACTGATCGCCACCGACGGCGTGTTCTCGATGGACGGCTTCATCGCGAACCTCCAGGGCATCTGCGACCTCGCCGACAAATACGGCGCGCTCGTCATGGTCGACGACTCCCACTCCGTCGGCTTCATGGGCAAGACCGGCCGCGGCACGCACGAGCATTGCGGCGTGATGGGCCGCGTCGACGTCTTCACCGGCACGCTCGGCAAAGCCCTCGGCGGCGCCAGCGGCGGCTACACGTCCGGCAAAAAGGAAATCATCGACCTCCTCCGCCAGCGGTCGCGCCCGTATCTGTTCTCCAACACCGTTGCGCCGACCATCGCGGCCGCTTCGCTCAAGTGCCTCGAGATGCTCAGCCGCTCGACGGCGCTGCGCGATAAGCTCGAGGACAACACCCGCTTCTTCCGCGAAGGCCTCGCGAAGGCCGGCCTCACGATCAAGCCCGGCACGCACCCTATCGTGCCCGTCATGCTCGGCGACGCCGCGCTCTCGCAGAAATTCGCCGCCAAGATGCTCGAGAAAGGCGTCTACGTGATCGGCTTCTTCTACCCCGTCGTTCCCCAAGGCACGGCACGCATCCGCACCCAAGTCTCCGCCGCGCACAGCAAGGAAGATCTCGCGTTCGCCATCGAACAGTTCGCCGCCACCAAGAAGGAACTCGGACTATGAGAAACAAGCTGCTCATGCTGCTCGCCCTCCTCGGCCTGCTCGCCTGCGTGCCGAATTTCGCGCAGGCAAACGCCAAGGACGAGAAGGTGATGAAGTCGTTCGAAAAAGAACTGAGAGCGCTGCAGCAGGCGTTTTTCGCATCCGATGACCTCGAGAAGCGGATCGAGGTGCAGAAGCAAATGCAGCAACTGTTCACCACCACCCTGAAGCAACTGTCCGACGAGACCCGGCCCGTGATGGAAGTCTCGGTCAAAGTCGTCCTCCCCTTGCAGCAGCAGGCGGCGGAGTTCATGGACCTGGCGGCGAAATTCTCCAGCTCAGGCCAGGGAGATCCGGCGACGATCAAAGAGCGTGGCGATATCGCGCCGCGCATCGCCACACTCGAAGAGCTGGAGCGACGCAATGCCGCCCTGCTGGCCGAGATCTCGACCATGAACGAGCGCCTCGGTCACGCGCTCGATGCGGGCAAGATCACAGGAAAGCAACGCGCGGGATTCCTCGCGGGATTCAACGAAACCACCGGCCGCTCGCTCGGTCCGATGAAGGCGATCCGCACGCTCGACGGACAGATCTTCGCCGAGATGAAGCGCCTCTACCGCTTGCTCGATGAGCACTGGGGCAAGTGGAAATACGAGGACGAGGATTTCGTCTGGCAGGACAGCGAAGCCGAGAAAGCCTGCCTTGAGATCCAAACCTCCCTCGGCACCCTTTTGGAGCGGGAATCCGCCGCCGAAGCCGAACTCTCCAAGCGCACCCAAGTCCCCTGATCACCATGCCATCCCTCCTCCGCCCCCTCCTGCTGAGCGCCCTCGGTGCTGCAGCCACCCTTGCCGCCTCGCCCATCACCGCCGTCGACCGCGGCTACATGGACCTCGCGGTCAACCCCGCGAAGGATTTCTACGACTACGCCAATGGCTCGTTCAACAAGGTCCCGATCCCGGGCGAATACTCCGCCTACGGCGTCAATCAGGAGATCGACGAGCGGAACTTCGCGATCGTGAAGGAAATTCTCGAGACGTCGGCGAAGACCAGCGGCCCGAAAGGCAGCATCGCCCAGCGCGTCGGGGATTTCTACGCCGCCGGCATGGACGAGGCCGCCATCGAAGCCGCCGGCCTCCAGCCGCTCGCCCCCTACTTCGCGCAAATCGACGCACTCGAAAAACCCGCCGACATCGTTCCGCTGCTCGGCAAATTCTATGTGCAAGGCACCGACTG
This region of Opitutia bacterium genomic DNA includes:
- a CDS encoding putative transporter, which gives rise to METLTSLLSQESVARTVMLLAAAGAVGTALGKLKVRGVGLGVAGVLFAGLLLGHLKLAPNHEVLDFVREFGLILFVYTLGLQIGPGFFSSLKERGLALNGFAACIVLGGSLIAAALIFTHTVPLAAGVGLLSGATTNTPSLAAAGEAFKQMGAPPDTTAIQGLAYAVAYPFGILGIIIAMVLVRKVFRVDVAKEVRDAEAANRPNVPPPTGRSLEVRNANLVGRRIEAIPSLRGSRVVVSRFSRGGVVDVARPETELALGDVLHVVGPEEEVDALRVVIGAEAGVDLKSLPGHVANRRLLVTKVAVLGKPIGDLDVLTQHSVVITRVTRNALEFSASPGFKLQFGDILMAVGEERSLDAVASAVGNSSKALDHPHPIPFFLGIVLGVVVGSLPLAIPGLPAAVKLGLAGGPLLVAIFLSRLANTGSLVWHLPPSANFMLREMGITLFLAAVGMKSGEKFVSVLLGGNGLTWLAWGAAVTIVPLLIVAFVARAWKKVNYTELCGLLAGSMTDPPALAFSQQSTGSDAPAVAYATVYPLVMLLRVFTAQLLVFILWRVANGG
- the dgt gene encoding dNTP triphosphohydrolase, with protein sequence MPQNKFYNAFDVQEWGGGRKPDYRSPFQIDRDRIIHAHAFRKLQSKTQVFLSGEYDFYRTRLTHSMEVAQIGRSICQYLLSRGAPLKEDFYIDSDLVEASCLAHDMGHPPFGHSGERTLQELMKRRGGFEGNAQTLHLLCETIYQNETGVKGMQPTRALLDGILKYKKLYTEFATPPINHFIYDPQEPIREWVFEGNRIPGSLMRGNALNEFKSVECQIMDWADDAAYSLNDIVDGVRAGFLTIERVERWAAGEEIDAAKQRHMDSLFDAVRADRLENVFSQKIGAFIQACRLKERDNFMAGKTNRYAFELVVDAAALEESAFFKKMANDIIFESPQLEQLEHKARVILNALFNAIWENYAQRSERVIRILPGNVSRLIDAEKTLDGKARRICDYLAGLTDGMIVRTYRRLFDPEFGSFRDLS
- a CDS encoding S9 family peptidase — its product is MASTRPLALTECPAMPRLTLPRLLVVACALAFIASLPVLRAADAAASGKSLIHATDLLKLKQLESPALSPDGKWVVYVVRSIEPKPEAKDDWVYHTNLWLVAVDGSSAPRQLTRGGSASAPAWSPQGDRIAFVRAVDGKPQIHALPVAGGEAAPLTKIETGAAAPRWSPDGSRILFTSSLSYAQAREALEKSGQPAAPRWPVEKPGRSANDTKNYNAAKKGPPDAKSSSATKPSHTAKPHADASAVALAKADGSLQDRREWLAQNEADGNPRPLTRLNFQSETDINPDLSIAHLFVQEAREGAEAKDLTPGFTGYVGAEWMTDGKAIVCASQTNPEENPDRSLTASLYLVDAAGGGVRDFLKVPDHSVLNPQPSPDGRWVAFTINRGRLFGYEQAAVGFVPATGGAHRVLTAKLDRSAGNLKWSPDCRSIYFVAASRGGFPLYQVAIDSTEALTVTAEKTFGVRDYDVGVHGYVQVLTTPENPSELYTGTNAKLGYHALTTHNSDWIAERQLSAVEEHALTNDKGQTVQYWTLKPTVLERGKKYPLLLQIHGGPSAMWGPGEDSMWFEFQFFAARGYAVVFANPRGSGGYGRDFQAANYRDWGKGPASDVLAAAAEAAKQPFVDPARQVVTGGSYGGYLTAWIVGHDQRFKAAVAQRGVYDLLTFFGEGNAWRLVPLAWGGYPWEPGLREILTEQSPLTYVADIKTPLLIQHGDNDRRTGFVQSEMLLRSLKQLGRDVESVRYPRATHEMSRSGEPRQRLDSLVRYEEFFRRYLGEN
- a CDS encoding EF-hand domain-containing protein; its protein translation is MGELPSKIIITGTGRAGTTFLVRLLTELGLDTGFTRENWREHVHAHCSAGMEKDLTAPDAPRIVKDPDLCERLPGILAEGRIAVEHALVPVRDLASASASRVRIGAHAPGGIVGTEDARQQHAVLAERFHHLVETLVQHDIPHTFLAFPRFACDAAYCYERLRFLLPDVSFEEFAAVFARVSDPKLIHDFRRGAPIAGAGRPSRAYRLGRLLRKWPRRLAVAAALVAVGLAVGARRARPQPFPPTLPTPAALAATENARADFFAQLHRGFVNADENADGYISADELAWLAAVDPSFDYELQAVEGGSPMKWARVYASFDLNHDGRVSEPEFVATVAGAESRGATERGAE
- a CDS encoding methylated-DNA--[protein]-cysteine S-methyltransferase — its product is MSAPAISLAMPHTLFPTAFGTCGIAWNEHGLTGFQLPEADVEDTERHLAKKAHSKAADEPRPEWLRRLIERVQAHLEGKLQDFADAPIDWSRVSDFQQAVYLHALAIKPGYKKSYGEIAKAMGLGNEAARAVGVALATNPWPLVVPCHRVVSASDKMTGFSAPGGVRTKTRLLALEGAELISE
- a CDS encoding DNA-3-methyladenine glycosylase 2 family protein, which gives rise to MSRGHRLQFDPAAALKHLRESDAALANVIERVGPLALELLPAANLFEALLRSIVYQQLHGKAAATIHQRVLTLLGNHGGATAAALAHATDDELRAAGLSRAKLAAARDLAAKCLDGTVPAWAEIPKLSDEQLIERLTAVRGIGPWTVHMLLIFHLGRPDVMPTGDFAIRLAFRRIYRKRRDPKPEVILKHARRWQPYRSVASWYLWRSLELPADTAGEI